The genomic stretch GAAGCAAGTCTGGCGCATCTGCTCGATGCGACTCCGTGGGAGATCGGCACGGCGATTCATCCGCATCCGACCCTTTCGGAAGCGATCGGCGAAGCAGCGCTCGCCGTCGACGGCAAAGCGATTCATTTCTAGGGAGGTTTTCCTTCATGTCCAAGTACGATTACAAAGAACTGGGCCTGTCTGAAGAACAGGTTCTTGATCTCTATTATTTCATGCTGCTCGCCCGCAAGTTGGACGAGCGTTTCTGGTTGCTCAACCGTGCCGGCAAAATTCCGTTCGTCATCTCCTGCCAAGGTCAGGAAGCGGCGCAAGTTGGCGCTGCCTATGCGCTGGACAAAGAGATCGACTATCTCGCTCCGTACTACCGTGACCTCGGCTGTGTGCTCGTGTTTGGTCAAACGCCGACAGAGGTCATGATGTCTGCGTTTGCAAAGCCAGGTGACGTCAACTCCCACGGTCGCCAGATGCCAGGTCACTTCGGCGGGCGCAAATACCGCACTCTGTCCGGTTCCTCACCTGTTACCACCCAATTCCCGCATGCGGTTGGCGCTGCGCTCGCAGCGAAGATGCGCGGCGAGAAGAGCGTTGCCTACACCTCGACAGGTGAAGGCTCCTCTAACCAAGGCGATTTCCATGAGGCGTGCAACTTTGCGGCGGTACATAAGTTGCCGTGCATCTTTTACATTGAGAACAACGGCTATGCGATCTCCGTTCCGCTTTCCAAACAGCTCGGCAATCACAACACGGCGGACCGCGCGATCGGCTATGGCATGCCAGGTTATCAGATCGACGGCAACGATGTACTCGAAGTGTACAAGTATGTGAAGGAAGCGGCAGAACGCGGTCGCAACGGTGAAGGACCAACCATGATTGAAGCGCGTACCTACCGCCTCGTTCCGCACTCCTCGGACGATGATGACAGAGCCTACAGAAGCCGTGAAGAAGTTGAAGCGGCGAAGAAGCAGGACCCGCTGATCACGTTTGCGCAGTATCTCCGCGACAAGGGCGTTCTGACCGAAGAGAAGGAAAAAGAGATGAACGACCGCGTAATGCGTGAAGTCAACGAAGGCACTGAAACGGCAGAAAAAGAGCCGTTCTATGCGCCGGAAGACGCGCTTACGCACGTCTACGAAGAACAATAGGAGGTATTCGCAGACATGGCGATTAAATCATATATCGAAGCAGTAACCGAAGCGCTCGATCAGGAGATGGAGCGCGACTCCTCGATTTTTATTCTCGGTGAGGACGTTGGCGTTCGTGGCGGCGTTTTTCGCGCCACCACAGGATTGATCGAAAAATATGGCGAAGATCGCGTGATCGACTCCCCGCTCTCCGAGTCGGCGATCGTCGGCGTATCGATCGGTGCCGCGATGGTAGGTATGCGCCCGGTGGCGGAGATCCAATTCGCAGACTTCATCTTCCCGGCCTATAACCAAATCGTGTCCGAAGCGGCACGTATCCGCTATCGTACCAAGTCGGACTGGTTTGTTCCGATGACGATCCGCGCACCATATGGCGGTGGCGTTCACGGCGCACTCTACCACTCGCAGTCGGTAGAAGCACTGTTCCACCACGTACCGGGTCTGAAAATCGTCATGCCGTCCACTCCGTATGATGTGAAAGGTCTGTTGACCGCTGCGATCCGCGACAATGACCCGGTGCTGTTCTTCGAGCACAAGCGTTGCTACCGCTTGATCAAGGGTGAAGTGCCGTCCGAACAATACACGATCGAAATCGGCAAGGCGGACGTCAAGCGTGAAGGAGATGACGTCACCGTCATCACGTACGGCCTGATGGTTCACTACGCGCTGGAAGCGGCTGAAACGCTGGCACAAGAGGGCATCTCCACGCATATCCTCGACCTGCGTACGATCAAGCCGATCGATCGTGAAGCGATTTTGGAAGCGACGAAAAAGACGGGCAAAGTCCTGATCGTCCACGAAGACAGCAAATTTGGCGGTGTCGGTGGTGAAATTTCTGCAATCATTGCAGAAGAAGCTTTGTTCGACCTCGACGCGCCGATTCAACGACTTGCAGGTCCGGATGTCCCAGCGATGCCATACTCCCCGCCGCAAGAGAAGTTTTTCATGCTGAGCCCTGCTAAAATTGCAGATGCGATCCGCGAACTGGCCAAATTCTAATTCGTACGAAGGAGGACTTCACCATGGCAACGATCCTCATGCCGCAGCTTGGCGAGTCTGTCACGGAAGGCACAATTGCCAAGTGGCTCAAACAACCTGGCGACACAATCAACAAGTATGACTCGATCGCTGAGGTCATCACCGATAAAGTAAACGCTGAAGTTCCGTCCGAGTTTGTCGGCACTTTGACCGAAATCCTCGTTCCGGAGGGTGCGACCGTCTCGGTGGGCACGCCTATCGCAGTGATCGCAGAAGAAGGTGAAGCTTCGGCTCCGGCAACAGCGCCTAAAGCTGAGGTTGCATCGACTCCGACAGCTCCTGCAGCAGCCGTTTCTGCAACCGCTCAGGTTCCGTCCGCTCCGCAGCGCGGGGAAGGCGGCGCTCGTTTCTCTCCGGCCGTTCTGCGCTTGATCCAAGAGCACAACCTTGATGCAAGCCAAATCAGTGGTACTGGTGCTGGCGGACGCATCACCCGCAAAGACGTGCTGGCCTTTGTCGAAGGCGGTGGTGCAACAGCACCGCAAGCGACCAAGACCGAAGCAGAACTGTCCACTGTGGCAGCTCCGACCAAGCCTGCGACCGGTCTGACCGAAATCGGCGCACAGGGAGCGGCAGCAGCACCTGTGGCGGCACCGGTTTCTACTCCGTCTGTCAAACCGTCGTACCAAGCGGCTGAAGGTGACACGGTGATCGAGGCTTCGGGTGTTCGCAAGACGATCGCCCGCAGAATGCTGGAATCGAAACATAACGCGCCGCACGCTTGGACGATGATGGAGGCGGATGTGACTTCGCTTTCCAAGTTCCGCGACAAGAGCAAAGATGCGTTCAAAGCAAAAGAAGGCGTGTCCTTAACCTTCTTGCCGTTCTTCATCAAAGCGGTTGTCGAGTCGCTCAAAGAGTTCCCGATCATCAACTCGACATGGCAAGATGATAAGATTATTATTAAAAAAGATATCAACATTTCGATTGCAGTGGCGACAGAAGACGCACTGTTCGTTCCGGTCATCAAAAATGCTGACCGTCTGAGCATTCTGGGTCTGTCCCATGCGATCAATGATCTGGCAAAACGCGCACGTGCAGGCAAGTTGACACCGGACGATATGTCTGGCGGCACGTTCACCGTCAACAACACCGGATCGTTCGGCTCGATTCAGTCGATGCCGATCATCAATGCACCGCAAGCGGCAATTCTGTCGATGGAAGCGATCGTCAAGCGCCCGGTCGTGACACCGGATGATTCGTTTGCGATTCGTTCGATGATGAACATGTGCATGTCGCTTGACCACCGAGTTCTCGATGGACTGGTTTGCGGTCGCTTCCTGCAAGCGGTCAAGAAGCGCATCGAGTCCTATGTGGAGCCGAACCTGTACTAAGATTTGAGGAAAGTAGGTGTGTCAGCGTGGAAGAACTGAACGTTCTGAACAATTCCCCGGAGGCAGCAGAGGAGGAGCGTCCGCTGCGTCGGCCGGACTGGCTGAAGATTCAATTGCGCACGGGTCCGAACTTCACGGAACTGAAAGATCTGTTGCGGGGAAATACGCTCCACACCGTCTGTGAAGAAGCTCGTTGCCCGAACATCTACGAATGTTGGGAGAACCGTACAGCGACCTTTATGATTCTCGGAGACATCTGTACCCGTGCTTGTGGATTCTGCGCGGTGAAGACGGGCCTGCCGTCCGAATTGGATTTGCAGGAGCCGGAACGCGTGGCCGATTCGGCTGAGATCATGAAACTGCGGCATGCTGTGGTCACTGCGGTTGCCCGCGATGATTTGAAAGATCACGGTGCTTCCGTGTTTGCGGAGACGGTACGCGCGATTCGCCGCCGAATGCCACTGTGCACGGTCGAGGTATTGCCATCCGATATGGGTGGTCAATACGAAGCGCTGAAGGTGTTGCTCGATGCTGAGCCTGACATCTTTAATCACAACATCGAGACGGTTCGCCGCCTGACGCCGAAAGTGCGCGCCAAGGCGACCTATGACCGGACGCTCGACGTGTTGCGCTTCGCGAAAGAGTACAAGCCGCAGATCCCGACCAAATCATCGCTGATGCTCGGCCACGGGGAAACGTGGGAAGAGATCATTCAGGTGATGGATGACTTGCGGGCTGTCGATGTGGATATCATGACGATGGGACAATACTTGCAACCGACGAAAAAGCATCTTCCAGTCAAGAAGTATTGGACGCCGGAAGAGTTTGCCGCTTTGAAAGAAGAGGGGCTGAAACGCGGTTTCAAGCACGTCGAGTCGGGTCCGCTGGTGCGCAGTTCCTATCATGCGCACGAACAAGCCCAATCGACCGATCAAAAGTTCAGAGAAAACGCATAATGCACAGGGTCACAGCGTCTGCTGTGGCCCTTTTGTAAGGAGGCGTAGCACCATGAAACCGCATTGTCAGATCTATGACCTGGGAAAGATCGAATATGGCCCTGCGTTTGACTTGCAGAAACAAGCGGTGAGGGCGATGCTGGAAGGGAAGTTGGAAAATA from Tumebacillus algifaecis encodes the following:
- a CDS encoding dihydrolipoamide acetyltransferase family protein — its product is MATILMPQLGESVTEGTIAKWLKQPGDTINKYDSIAEVITDKVNAEVPSEFVGTLTEILVPEGATVSVGTPIAVIAEEGEASAPATAPKAEVASTPTAPAAAVSATAQVPSAPQRGEGGARFSPAVLRLIQEHNLDASQISGTGAGGRITRKDVLAFVEGGGATAPQATKTEAELSTVAAPTKPATGLTEIGAQGAAAAPVAAPVSTPSVKPSYQAAEGDTVIEASGVRKTIARRMLESKHNAPHAWTMMEADVTSLSKFRDKSKDAFKAKEGVSLTFLPFFIKAVVESLKEFPIINSTWQDDKIIIKKDINISIAVATEDALFVPVIKNADRLSILGLSHAINDLAKRARAGKLTPDDMSGGTFTVNNTGSFGSIQSMPIINAPQAAILSMEAIVKRPVVTPDDSFAIRSMMNMCMSLDHRVLDGLVCGRFLQAVKKRIESYVEPNLY
- a CDS encoding alpha-ketoacid dehydrogenase subunit beta — protein: MAIKSYIEAVTEALDQEMERDSSIFILGEDVGVRGGVFRATTGLIEKYGEDRVIDSPLSESAIVGVSIGAAMVGMRPVAEIQFADFIFPAYNQIVSEAARIRYRTKSDWFVPMTIRAPYGGGVHGALYHSQSVEALFHHVPGLKIVMPSTPYDVKGLLTAAIRDNDPVLFFEHKRCYRLIKGEVPSEQYTIEIGKADVKREGDDVTVITYGLMVHYALEAAETLAQEGISTHILDLRTIKPIDREAILEATKKTGKVLIVHEDSKFGGVGGEISAIIAEEALFDLDAPIQRLAGPDVPAMPYSPPQEKFFMLSPAKIADAIRELAKF
- the lipA gene encoding lipoyl synthase, with protein sequence MNVLNNSPEAAEEERPLRRPDWLKIQLRTGPNFTELKDLLRGNTLHTVCEEARCPNIYECWENRTATFMILGDICTRACGFCAVKTGLPSELDLQEPERVADSAEIMKLRHAVVTAVARDDLKDHGASVFAETVRAIRRRMPLCTVEVLPSDMGGQYEALKVLLDAEPDIFNHNIETVRRLTPKVRAKATYDRTLDVLRFAKEYKPQIPTKSSLMLGHGETWEEIIQVMDDLRAVDVDIMTMGQYLQPTKKHLPVKKYWTPEEFAALKEEGLKRGFKHVESGPLVRSSYHAHEQAQSTDQKFRENA
- a CDS encoding thiamine pyrophosphate-dependent dehydrogenase E1 component subunit alpha, which gives rise to MSKYDYKELGLSEEQVLDLYYFMLLARKLDERFWLLNRAGKIPFVISCQGQEAAQVGAAYALDKEIDYLAPYYRDLGCVLVFGQTPTEVMMSAFAKPGDVNSHGRQMPGHFGGRKYRTLSGSSPVTTQFPHAVGAALAAKMRGEKSVAYTSTGEGSSNQGDFHEACNFAAVHKLPCIFYIENNGYAISVPLSKQLGNHNTADRAIGYGMPGYQIDGNDVLEVYKYVKEAAERGRNGEGPTMIEARTYRLVPHSSDDDDRAYRSREEVEAAKKQDPLITFAQYLRDKGVLTEEKEKEMNDRVMREVNEGTETAEKEPFYAPEDALTHVYEEQ